Below is a genomic region from Enterobacter hormaechei subsp. xiangfangensis.
CGAGCACTTCGCCCAGCAGGGCGTGGGTATGCAAAATGGTGTCGGTATCGCTGGCGTCCCGTCCGGTATAGGCGGCGATCAGCCGGGTCAGATGGCTGTGCATCGGGGCGATCACCTGATCGTGCACCAGCTGGTACGCGGCAGTGGGGGAGAGCTGCTCGCGGGAGATAAATTTGCTCAGGTTCAGCGTATCGTCGTGCGTCAGCAGGCGGATCATGTTGTGACAGGCGTTAAGGATCAGCTGGCGGATGGCAGCCCGGTCAGGCTCTGGCTGGCTGAACAGCGCGGTGGCTTCTTCCACGTGCGGGCGAAAGCTGGTGCCGATAAAATCCGCGATCCACTGGGCGCAGGCGAGGTATAAATCCTCTTTTGAGCCAAAATAGTAGGTGATGGCCGCAATATTCTGCCCGGCCTGAGCGGCGATATCCCGCGTGGTGGCATGCAGACCATACTCGCCAAACTGCGCCAGCGCGGCGGCGATAAGCTGACTTTTCGCCTGTTCGCCTTTGGTTGTCGCTGGGGTTGTATTCATAGCAGCATTAAAAATTAATCAATCGATTGATTAAGATTATGCCTGATTTGCGCAAACGTCGAGTCATCGCCGGGGATATTTTATGCGCCACGTCACAAAAGCTGCTACACTCCGCACCTTCGCGACATTGTGGTTTTTGTCCTTCTATTCGTTATATCTCCCTGAAAACTACACCTGTGATGGTCGGGGCGGTTCGGAGTTTTTATGTCTTTTGATTCCCTTGGTCTGAACCCGGAAATTCTGCGCGCCATCGCAGAGCAGGGCTACGTTGAGCCAACCCCTATCCAGCAGCAGGCCATACCGGCCGTTTTGCAGGGCCGTGACCTGATGGCAAGCGCGCAGACCGGTACCGGTAAGACCGCGGGCTTTACCCTGCCGCTGCTGGAGCTGTTGGTAAAAAACCAGCCGCACGCCAAAGGCCGTCGTCCGGTGCGTGCGCTGATCCTCACCCCAACCCGCGAGCTGGCGGCCCAGATTGGCGAGAACGTGCGTGAATACAGCCGCTACCTCAACATTCGTTCGCTGGTGGTTTTCGGCGGGGTAAGCATTAACCCGCAGATGATGAAGCTGCGCGGCGGCGTGGACGTGCTGGTGGCAACGCCGGGGCGTCTGCTGGATCTGGAACACCAGAACGCGGTGAAGCTCGATAACATCGAAATCCTGGTGCTGGACGAAGCCGACCGTATGCTGGACATGGGCTTCATCCACGACATTCGCCGCGTGCTGGCGAAGCTGCCGACGCGTCGTCAGAACCTGCTCTTCTCCGCGACCTTCTCCGACGAGATCAAGGCGCTGGCGGAAAAGCTGCTGCATAACCCGCTGGAAGTGGAAGTCGCGCGCCGCAACACCGCCTCCGAGCAGGTGACGCAGCACGTTCACTTTGTGGATAAGAAGCGCAAGCGGGAACTGCTCTCCCAGATGATCGGACAGGGCAACTGGCAGCAGGTGCTGGTCTTTACCCGCACCAAGCACGGCGCCAACCACCTGGCGGAACAGCTGAATAAAGACGGCATCCGCAGCGCGGCGATCCACGGCAACAAGAGCCAGGGCGCGCGTACCCGCGCGCTGGCGGACTTTAAATCTGGCGACATTCGCGTGCTGGTGGCAACCGACATCGCCGCACGCGGTCTGGATATCGAAGAGCTGCCGCACGTGGTGAACTACGAGCTGCCAAACGTGCCGGAAGATTACGTTCACCGTATCGGCCGTACCGGCCGTGCGGCGGCCACCGGTGAAGCGCTCTCTCTGGTTTGCGTGGACGAGCACAAGCTGCTGCGTGACATCGAACGCCTGCTGAAGAAAGAGATCCCGCGCATTGAAACCCCGGGCTATGAAGTGGACCCGTCGATCAAAGCCGAGCCAATTCAGAACGGTCGTCAGGGTGGCGGACGCGGTCAGGGCGGCGGTGGTCGCGGTCAGCAGCCGCGTCGTTCAGAAGGTGGCGCGCCGAAATCTTCGGGCAAACCGCCGCGTCGTAATAACGACAGCAAACCAGCCGGTGAAAACCCGTGGCGTAGCGGCGAAGGGAAACCGGCAGGCGAGGGGCAGCGCCGACGCCGCCCGCGTAAACCTGCTAACCCGCAGTAATCTGGAAGCCCGGTCGTAAAGCCGGGCTTTTCTTTTTGCGGCAGCGGAGAGAAAGTGCCACAATAGTGGCTGTTTATACAGTATTTCAGGTTTTCCGATGGCTTTAACCGCTGCGCTGAAAGCGCAAATAGGCGCCTGGTATAAGGCGCTACAGCAGCAGATCCCCGATTTTATCCCCCGAGCGCCGCAGCGGCAGATGATTGCCGACGTGGCAAAAACGCTCGCCGGGGACGACGGGCGACATCTGGCGATTGAAGCCCCGACCGGCGTCGGGAAAACCCTGTCGTATCTCATTCCCGGCATCGCCATCGCGCGGGAGGAGGACAAAACGCTGGTGGTCAGCACCGCCAACGTGGCCTTGCAGGATCAGATCTTCAGCAAAGATTTGCCGCTGCTGCGCAAAATTATCCCCGATTTACGCTTCACCGCCGCCTTTGGTCGCGGGCGCTACGTCTGCCCGCGCAATCTGGCGGCGCTGGCCAGCAGTGAACCCGCCCAGCAGGATCTGCTCGCGTTTCTTGATGACGAGCTGACGCCAAACAACAAGGCGGAGCAGGAGCAGTGCGCAAAGCTGAAGGCCGATCTCGACAGCTACAGGTGGGACGGCCTGCGGGATCACACCAGCCAGGCGATCGGCGACGACCTGTGGCGCAGGCTCAGCACCGATAAAGCGAGCTGCCTGAACCGCAACTGTCACTACTACCGCGAATGCCCTTTCTTTGTTGCCCGGCGTGAGATTCAGGAAGCGGAGGTGGTTGTCGCCAACCATGCGCTGGTGATGGCCGCACTGGAGAGTGAAGCGGTCCTGCCGGAGCCCAAAAACCTGCTGCTGGTGCTCGATGAAGGTCATCATCTGCCCGACGTGGCGCGGGATGCGCTGGAGATGAGCGCGGAAATTACCGCCCCGTGGTTTCGCCTGCAACTGGATCTGTTCTGTAAGCTGGTGGCAACCTGCATGGAGCAGTTCCGCCCGAAAACCACGCCGCCGCTGGCGGTTCCGGAGCGGTTGAGCGAGCACTGTGAAGAGGTGTACGGCCTCATCGCCTCGCTGAATAACATTCTTAACCTGTATCTCCCCGCCACCCAGGAGGCGGAACACCGCTTTGCGATGGGGGAGTTGCCGCAGGAAGTGATGGAAATTTGTCAGCAGCTGGCGAAGCACCTTGAAAAGCTGCGCGGGCTGGCGGAGATGTTCTTAAATGATCTCAGCGAGAAAACCGGTACCCATGACGTGGTGCGTTTGCACCGCATTCTGCTGCAAATGAACCGCGCGCTGGGCATGTTTGAGGCGCAGAGCAAACTCTGGCGGCTGGCCTCAATGGCGCAGGCGTCCGGCGCGCCGGTGACAAAGTGGGCCACCCGCGAAGTGCGAGACGGGCAGGTACATCTTTTCTTCCACTGCGTGGGCATCCGCGTGGCCGATCAGCTGGAAAAGCTGATCTGGCGCAGCGTGCCGCACGTGGTAGTGACATCGGCGACCCTGCGTTCACTGAACAGCTTCTCAAGGTTGCAGGAAATGAGCGGCCTGAAAGAGAAAGCGGGGGACCGTTTTGTGGCCCTGGACTCGCCGTTCAACCACTGTGAGCAGGGCAAGCTGGTGATCCCGCGCATGAACTATGAGCCGCTTATCGATAACGAAGAGCAGCATATTGCGGAAATGGCGGCCTACTTCCGCGAGCAGGTTGAGAGTAAAAAATACCCCGGTATGCTGGTGCTGTTTGCCAGCGGCCGCGCGATGCAACGCTTCCTGGAGCACGTCACCGATCTGCGCTTGCTCCTGCTGGTGCAGGGCGATCAGCCGCGCTATCGGCTGGTGGAAACCCACCGTAAACGCATTGATAACGGCGAGCGCAGCGTGCTGGTGGGGTTACAGTCCTTTGCGGAAGGGCTTGATTTGAAAGGTGACTACCTGACGCAGGTGCATATCCATAAAATTGCCTTCCCGCCCATCGACAGCCCGGTGGTGATCACCGAAGGCGAATGGCTGAAAAGCCTGAACCGTTATCCGTTTGAAGTGCAAAGCCTGCCTGCGGCGTCGTTTAACCTTATTCAGCAGGTCGGGCGCTTGATCCGTAGCCACGGCTGCTGGGGCGAGGTGGTGATTTATGACAAACGACTGCTCACCAAAAACTACGGCCAACGGCTGCTGAATGCGCTGCCGATCTTCCCGATTGAGCAGCCAGAAGTGCCGGAGGTAAAAAAACGCCCGGCAAAACCCTCTGCCGGGCGTACAAAAAGCATCCGTGCAAAGAGGCGCGGTCCTACTGGTAAGTGAATGTCACCTGAATCACGCTGCTGAACGTCCCGGCAGTGACGGGCATTGAGGTGGCGTAGTAGCGCGCGGACAGGGGAAAGGTTGCCGTGTGGTCGCTCGGATTGATGGCGGCGTTAAAGGCGGCCTGCGGGGCAATCAGTATTTTGTCCTGCCGGTCTGCCAGCTCCAGCGCCAGCCCCTTTGCGCTGCCGATATTGGCAAATTTGGTCGGATGCACGCTGTCTGCCTGGCCATAGAAAAAGGCCGTGGCAAGCGCCAGCGTGGCAGGACAGTGCGATACTGACAGGGAAAAGTCTTTCCACTCGCCGGTATCCCCCACGTCTTTAAAACTGCCCGACACCGTCTGGCCTAAGTCCACCGTCAGGTTGCGGCTGGCGCTGTCAATGATGCAGGTATTGGCGTAAATATTTCCCGTCATCTGGATCTGAATATCGTCTGCGTGGGCCTGGGCCAGTAAGCCCATCGTCAGAAACGCGATTGTCTTTTTCATGTTGGTCACTTATAGGCGAGAGTGATGGTTGCTACGGTGTTGGCGGGGCCGGGCGTCACCACATCGTTGATCTGCTCGTAGCGAACCTGAAAGGGGATCTCCAGCGTTTCATTGGCAACGGCCTGGCTTTGAGTGTTGACGTAGGTATCAAAGGTCGCAATGCGGTCATCAAACAGCATTCTCACCCCGACGCCCGTTGCCATGCCTGTCTGCTTCGTCAGTTTGATCACCCCCTCGAATGCCGTCTCGTAGCCGTTAGCACTGGTGATTTTTAGCTCAGGCTGAACGGTTGTGTCACAGTTAACGGTGATATTAAACGTTTGAGCGGGGCTGAATAAAAAACCCACGCTCATAAAATCACTGACGGGAAAATCACCCAAATTAACGGTGAGATTTTTTGGCGAAACAGAGCAGGTGACCTGATGCAAAATGACGTTACCTGCATACGCAATATGGTTAGGGCTGCCGATCCCTTCGTGACCGAAAACGCCAATGCCGAATTCGGTCTGAGACTGCACCAGCGTGCCGGAGGTCACGGCGTCGCTTGTTTTGACCAGTTCAAGCGTGACGTCAAAGTTAAACGACTGTGTGCCATCGCCAGAAACATAGCCAACAGGCGTTCCGCGTGAATCGCACTGTACTCCGCCTGCTCCGCTGATTCGCTGACCCTGATCGTTCATCAATGCGACCCCGACACCCGGTACGCCGGATTCGTATACTCCCTTCAGCCCCGGAATTTCCGCTCCGGTACCGTAGTAACACGAGACAATTTCCAGTCCGCTGTCGATACTCTGATCGCAGTGCCCGGTAACATGAACGCTCTGCTCTGTACCCGGAATGGTTGCACCAACCGCCAGCGTCGTCGGGACAGAAATGGAGGCCATGTTAATCATTTTGGGCAGATCCGGCGTGGTGCAGGTCGCCTTCGCATGCGGCATAAATAACGCGGCGGTTCCCAGAACCAGTAAGAAAAAGCACTGTTTAATCATTTGCATAATCGTTAGCCTGAACGGTGGATCAGTGACACTGCGCGGCAGCGTTAATGATGCTGGTTTGCTCTTTCTCATCCGTTAGCGCATAGTCAGCGACGCAGTGCTCGTTCGCCCCCTGTCCCCAGGAAACGTAGAGATGCCCTTGCTGCGGCAGACCAGAGAGGTAGGTCTGGCCGTCATTCCCGACAATAAATTCGCTGTCCTTATCTTCGGTGGTGACCGTTGCGCCGAAGGGCAGCGGTTTACCCTTTTGCGTAAGCATCATCAGGACGCGGTTACCCACGCGGGTGTTAAAGCTGGCGCGCACCACGGCCCCGCGGGTTGGCGTCACGATCTGCGCCGCGTGGGTGACGTCGGCGTTGTCCGGTAGCGTTTCGGTATCCAGCGCGATGGTGTTGCGGCGATACGCGGTAACAAACGGCACGACGGTGTAGCCGCGGAAGTCGGTCTCGACGCCCGTCTGGTTCGTGATATGGGTTCCGTGCGTGCCCGGCGCTTTCACCAGCGCGATGGTGTCACCGAGCGGCTGGCTCAGGGTTATTCCGTTCGCATGGGCAACCACGCCGCCCTGCAAACCGACGTTCAGGGTCTGCTGATACTTATCCTGACTGACGCCTGCGCTCACTTCGCCATAGGTCGCTTTGTAATCGGCGTTGATGCTG
It encodes:
- a CDS encoding fimbrial protein; protein product: MKKTIAFLTMGLLAQAHADDIQIQMTGNIYANTCIIDSASRNLTVDLGQTVSGSFKDVGDTGEWKDFSLSVSHCPATLALATAFFYGQADSVHPTKFANIGSAKGLALELADRQDKILIAPQAAFNAAINPSDHTATFPLSARYYATSMPVTAGTFSSVIQVTFTYQ
- the cecR gene encoding transcriptional regulator CecR produces the protein MNTTPATTKGEQAKSQLIAAALAQFGEYGLHATTRDIAAQAGQNIAAITYYFGSKEDLYLACAQWIADFIGTSFRPHVEEATALFSQPEPDRAAIRQLILNACHNMIRLLTHDDTLNLSKFISREQLSPTAAYQLVHDQVIAPMHSHLTRLIAAYTGRDASDTDTILHTHALLGEVLAFRLGRETILLRTGWTQFDEDKAAQISQVITCHVDLILQGLTQRSQKS
- the dinG gene encoding ATP-dependent DNA helicase DinG; the encoded protein is MALTAALKAQIGAWYKALQQQIPDFIPRAPQRQMIADVAKTLAGDDGRHLAIEAPTGVGKTLSYLIPGIAIAREEDKTLVVSTANVALQDQIFSKDLPLLRKIIPDLRFTAAFGRGRYVCPRNLAALASSEPAQQDLLAFLDDELTPNNKAEQEQCAKLKADLDSYRWDGLRDHTSQAIGDDLWRRLSTDKASCLNRNCHYYRECPFFVARREIQEAEVVVANHALVMAALESEAVLPEPKNLLLVLDEGHHLPDVARDALEMSAEITAPWFRLQLDLFCKLVATCMEQFRPKTTPPLAVPERLSEHCEEVYGLIASLNNILNLYLPATQEAEHRFAMGELPQEVMEICQQLAKHLEKLRGLAEMFLNDLSEKTGTHDVVRLHRILLQMNRALGMFEAQSKLWRLASMAQASGAPVTKWATREVRDGQVHLFFHCVGIRVADQLEKLIWRSVPHVVVTSATLRSLNSFSRLQEMSGLKEKAGDRFVALDSPFNHCEQGKLVIPRMNYEPLIDNEEQHIAEMAAYFREQVESKKYPGMLVLFASGRAMQRFLEHVTDLRLLLLVQGDQPRYRLVETHRKRIDNGERSVLVGLQSFAEGLDLKGDYLTQVHIHKIAFPPIDSPVVITEGEWLKSLNRYPFEVQSLPAASFNLIQQVGRLIRSHGCWGEVVIYDKRLLTKNYGQRLLNALPIFPIEQPEVPEVKKRPAKPSAGRTKSIRAKRRGPTGK
- the rhlE gene encoding ATP-dependent RNA helicase RhlE; this translates as MSFDSLGLNPEILRAIAEQGYVEPTPIQQQAIPAVLQGRDLMASAQTGTGKTAGFTLPLLELLVKNQPHAKGRRPVRALILTPTRELAAQIGENVREYSRYLNIRSLVVFGGVSINPQMMKLRGGVDVLVATPGRLLDLEHQNAVKLDNIEILVLDEADRMLDMGFIHDIRRVLAKLPTRRQNLLFSATFSDEIKALAEKLLHNPLEVEVARRNTASEQVTQHVHFVDKKRKRELLSQMIGQGNWQQVLVFTRTKHGANHLAEQLNKDGIRSAAIHGNKSQGARTRALADFKSGDIRVLVATDIAARGLDIEELPHVVNYELPNVPEDYVHRIGRTGRAAATGEALSLVCVDEHKLLRDIERLLKKEIPRIETPGYEVDPSIKAEPIQNGRQGGGRGQGGGGRGQQPRRSEGGAPKSSGKPPRRNNDSKPAGENPWRSGEGKPAGEGQRRRRPRKPANPQ
- a CDS encoding fimbrial protein, yielding MQMIKQCFFLLVLGTAALFMPHAKATCTTPDLPKMINMASISVPTTLAVGATIPGTEQSVHVTGHCDQSIDSGLEIVSCYYGTGAEIPGLKGVYESGVPGVGVALMNDQGQRISGAGGVQCDSRGTPVGYVSGDGTQSFNFDVTLELVKTSDAVTSGTLVQSQTEFGIGVFGHEGIGSPNHIAYAGNVILHQVTCSVSPKNLTVNLGDFPVSDFMSVGFLFSPAQTFNITVNCDTTVQPELKITSANGYETAFEGVIKLTKQTGMATGVGVRMLFDDRIATFDTYVNTQSQAVANETLEIPFQVRYEQINDVVTPGPANTVATITLAYK